From the Argonema galeatum A003/A1 genome, one window contains:
- the atpA gene encoding F0F1 ATP synthase subunit alpha translates to MISIRPDEISSIIRQQIEEYGTEVTVSNVGTVLQVGDGIARIYGLDKVMAGELLEFEDGTIGIALNLEEDNVGAVLMGEGRSLQEGSSVKATGKIAQVPVGDAMIGRVVDALGRPLDGKGDIHTTETRLIESVAPGIIQRRSVYEPLQTGITAIDAMIPIGRGQRELIIGDRQTGKTSIAVDTIINQKGENVICVYVAIGQKASTVANVVNVLQEKGAMEYSIVVAANANDPATLQFLAPYSGASIAEYFMYKGKHTLIIYDDLSKQAQAYRQMSLLLRRPPGREAYPGDVFYLHSRLLERAAKLSNELGEGSMTALPIIETQAGDVSAYIPTNVISITDGQIFLTSDLFNSGLRPAVNPGISVSRVGSAAQTKAMKQVAGKLKLELAQFDDLAAFAQFASDLDKATQDQLARGQRLRELLKQPQNSPLSVAEQVAVVYAGLNGYLDDLPVDKVAPFARALRDYLKTSKPKYVELIRNEKKLGDEAEALLKEGIVESKKTFLATAK, encoded by the coding sequence GCAGCATTATTCGCCAACAAATTGAAGAATACGGTACAGAAGTTACTGTTTCTAACGTTGGCACCGTATTGCAAGTGGGCGACGGCATTGCCCGGATTTATGGCCTCGACAAAGTGATGGCGGGCGAACTGCTGGAATTTGAAGACGGCACGATTGGCATCGCGCTGAACTTGGAAGAAGATAACGTCGGCGCAGTGCTGATGGGCGAAGGACGCAGCCTTCAAGAAGGCAGTTCGGTGAAAGCTACCGGCAAAATCGCTCAGGTGCCAGTGGGAGACGCGATGATCGGTCGGGTGGTGGATGCCCTCGGTCGTCCGCTTGATGGTAAGGGAGATATTCATACAACGGAAACCCGCCTGATTGAATCAGTAGCACCTGGAATTATTCAACGCCGATCGGTTTACGAACCTCTGCAAACTGGAATTACGGCTATTGACGCGATGATTCCGATCGGTCGGGGTCAGCGGGAACTGATTATCGGCGATCGTCAAACTGGGAAAACTTCGATCGCAGTTGACACGATCATCAACCAGAAAGGCGAGAACGTCATCTGCGTTTACGTTGCGATCGGTCAAAAAGCTTCCACAGTCGCCAACGTGGTGAACGTCCTCCAAGAAAAGGGGGCAATGGAATATTCGATCGTAGTCGCAGCTAATGCCAATGACCCGGCCACCCTCCAATTCTTGGCTCCCTACAGCGGTGCCAGTATTGCTGAGTACTTCATGTACAAAGGCAAGCACACCCTGATCATCTACGATGACTTGTCCAAGCAAGCGCAAGCTTATCGCCAAATGTCCCTGCTGCTGCGTCGTCCTCCCGGACGGGAAGCTTATCCCGGAGATGTGTTCTACTTACACTCCCGCTTGTTGGAACGCGCCGCTAAGTTGAGTAACGAACTGGGCGAAGGCAGTATGACTGCCCTGCCAATTATCGAAACGCAAGCGGGTGACGTTTCTGCTTACATCCCCACAAACGTGATTTCGATTACCGACGGTCAGATCTTCTTGACTTCAGATTTATTCAACTCAGGTTTGCGTCCAGCAGTCAACCCCGGTATCTCCGTGTCGCGGGTAGGTTCTGCCGCTCAAACCAAGGCCATGAAACAAGTGGCTGGTAAGCTGAAGCTGGAGCTAGCACAGTTTGACGACTTGGCTGCTTTTGCACAGTTTGCCTCGGATTTGGATAAGGCAACCCAAGACCAGTTGGCGCGGGGCCAGCGCTTGCGGGAACTCTTGAAACAGCCGCAAAATTCTCCTCTCTCAGTTGCTGAGCAAGTGGCAGTTGTGTACGCTGGGCTGAATGGCTATTTGGATGACCTGCCTGTTGATAAGGTCGCTCCTTTTGCCAGGGCGCTGCGGGATTATTTGAAAACCAGCAAACCCAAGTACGTGGAATTGATCCGCAATGAGAAGAAATTGGGTGATGAAGCTGAAGCTTTGCTCAAGGAAGGAATTGTTGAATCCAAGAAAACTTTCCTAGCAACAGCCAAGTAA